From a region of the Sporosarcina ureilytica genome:
- a CDS encoding sugar-binding transcriptional regulator has product MDVSMDAHSKLVPEMITVLQERFRILKYIKMAGPIGRRPLGEMAGLSERETRTMIDLLRTQQLISVAKNGAAITDEGLAVLTALEPTMEKWTGRSSLERRLQEYLGISAVKIVAGDCDRDPVTKNLLGLKTAEAFVSTIENGQIIAVTGGSTIASIPNYIEKANDLQELLFIAARGGVGEDIGLQANVIAASFAEACGGKYRTFYYPESLSEETHKAFQNEPSVRKMIQLYEQVDCVIHGIGEAQTMANLRESSTEEKEMLQKTEAKGEAFGYYFDRTGKAVHRIRTVGIQIDQLERVPLIYAVAGGISKAAAILAYMSTAPKQTVLITDEAAAQEMLKQITN; this is encoded by the coding sequence TTGGATGTTTCGATGGATGCACATAGTAAGCTTGTGCCTGAAATGATTACAGTATTACAAGAAAGGTTTAGAATACTGAAATACATTAAAATGGCTGGTCCAATAGGTAGACGCCCATTAGGTGAGATGGCTGGTTTATCAGAACGTGAAACGCGTACGATGATAGACCTTTTAAGAACCCAACAACTCATCTCCGTTGCGAAAAATGGTGCAGCGATAACAGATGAAGGACTGGCCGTTCTAACAGCGCTTGAACCAACAATGGAAAAATGGACGGGGCGATCGTCTTTAGAGAGAAGACTTCAAGAATATCTTGGAATTTCCGCAGTTAAAATTGTTGCGGGAGATTGCGATAGAGATCCTGTAACGAAAAATTTACTAGGATTGAAAACGGCGGAAGCTTTCGTTTCGACGATAGAAAATGGGCAAATTATAGCTGTAACAGGCGGAAGTACGATTGCATCGATTCCAAATTACATCGAAAAAGCAAATGATTTACAGGAATTACTGTTCATCGCGGCCCGTGGCGGTGTAGGAGAAGATATTGGGTTACAGGCAAATGTTATTGCGGCATCCTTTGCTGAAGCATGTGGTGGAAAATATAGAACATTTTATTATCCGGAATCTTTAAGTGAAGAAACCCATAAAGCATTCCAGAACGAACCATCTGTACGAAAGATGATTCAGTTATATGAACAGGTCGACTGTGTGATACATGGTATTGGAGAAGCACAAACGATGGCGAACTTACGGGAGTCATCGACAGAAGAAAAAGAAATGCTTCAAAAAACGGAAGCAAAAGGTGAAGCATTTGGATATTATTTCGATCGAACAGGTAAGGCTGTACATCGAATTCGTACAGTCGGTATACAGATTGACCAATTAGAGCGAGTGCCACTAATCTATGCAGTTGCAGGTGGAATCAGTAAAGCGGCGGCAATATTGGCCTATATGTCAACTGCGCCAAAGCAAACGGTTTTAATTACTGACGAAGCAGCAGCACAAGAAATGTTGAAACAAATCACAAATTAA
- a CDS encoding glutaredoxin family protein: protein MHVTFYRQDNCPLCDEAEMMLRLAQEDYPITWTSIDIRTDDATHEKYMLMVPVVEKEGEVLLYGNIGYIDLVDLFEK from the coding sequence ATGCATGTAACTTTTTATCGGCAAGACAACTGTCCATTATGCGACGAAGCAGAAATGATGCTGAGGTTAGCACAAGAAGATTATCCAATCACGTGGACGTCGATTGATATTCGAACTGATGATGCAACTCATGAGAAGTATATGCTGATGGTACCGGTTGTTGAAAAAGAAGGAGAAGTCTTATTGTATGGAAATATAGGCTATATTGATCTTGTGGATTTATTTGAAAAATAA
- the clpP gene encoding ATP-dependent Clp endopeptidase proteolytic subunit ClpP, whose protein sequence is MNLIPTVIEQTNRGERAYDIYSRLLKDRIIMLGSGIDDNVANSIVAQLLFLEAEDPDKDISIYINSPGGSITAGMAIFDTMQFIKPDIQTICTGMAASMGAFLLAAGTKGKRYALPNSEVMIHQPLGGAQGQATEIEIAAKRILFLREKLNTILAERTGQPIDVIAADTERDNFMTAERAKEYGLIDNILTRNDLDNQ, encoded by the coding sequence ATGAATTTAATACCAACAGTTATTGAACAAACGAATCGCGGCGAGCGTGCTTACGACATTTACTCACGTTTGTTGAAAGACCGGATTATTATGCTTGGTAGCGGGATTGACGATAATGTTGCAAACTCAATCGTTGCACAGCTACTGTTTTTAGAAGCAGAAGATCCTGACAAAGACATTTCGATTTACATTAACAGTCCAGGCGGAAGCATTACAGCGGGTATGGCAATCTTTGATACGATGCAGTTTATTAAGCCTGACATTCAAACAATTTGTACAGGTATGGCTGCCTCAATGGGTGCTTTCCTACTTGCAGCTGGAACAAAAGGTAAGCGTTATGCACTTCCAAACTCTGAAGTCATGATTCACCAACCACTTGGCGGTGCACAAGGTCAAGCGACTGAAATTGAAATTGCAGCGAAACGCATCTTGTTCCTACGCGAGAAACTCAACACAATTCTTGCTGAAAGAACAGGTCAGCCAATTGATGTCATTGCCGCAGATACAGAGCGTGATAACTTCATGACAGCTGAGCGTGCAAAAGAATACGGTCTCATCGACAATATTTTAACGCGCAACGACTTAGATAATCAATAA